The following are encoded in a window of Diorhabda sublineata isolate icDioSubl1.1 chromosome 5, icDioSubl1.1, whole genome shotgun sequence genomic DNA:
- the LOC130444294 gene encoding endoglucanase-like: protein MTARTFLILFALLSTTRGEQSPDIIPVDGGVSGNGITTRYWDCCKASCSWVDNIDTPDQKPVNSCLKDGETIAPITDYSGCGEGGTAFTCNNNQPFLVNSTLSYGFAAASFTGGLDYSMCCACVLLSFEGQLKGKQFLVQVTNSGETLSVNQFDLDIPGGGVGIYPQGCMAQWNAPETGWGEPYGGVSSIEECDELPDVLQGGCRWRFEFMEGVSNPNVTFYQVKCPKELIDISGCEL, encoded by the exons ATGACTGCAAGAACATTTCTAATATTGTTTGCATTAT tGTCAACAACGAGAGGTGAACAGTCTCCAGATATCATTCCAGTTGATGGAGGGGTGAGTGGTAACGGAATTACTACTAGGTATTGGGATTGTTGTAAAGCTTCTTGTTCATGGGTAGATAATATAGATACCCCTGATCAAAAACCAGTAAATTCATGTCTGAAAGATGGGGAAACAATTGCACCCATAACAGATTATTCAG GTTGTGGAGAAGGAGGCACTGCTTTCACCTGTAATAACAATCAACCTTTTCTTGTTAACTCTACCTTATCGTATGGATTTGCTGCAGCTTCGTTTACTGGAGGTTTGGATTATAGCATGTGTTGCGCTTGTGTATTGCTCAGTTTTGAAGGTCAACTTAAAGGCAAGCAGTTCTTGGTTCAAGTAACTAATTCTGGAGAAACGTTGTCTGTAAACCAATTCGATCTAGATATACCTGGAG GTGGAGTAGGAATCTATCCTCAAGGATGTATGGCACAATGGAACGCACCCGAAACCGGCTGGGGTGAGCCATATGGAGGTGTCAGCTCAATTGAAGAGTGCGATGAATTGCCCGATGTCTTACAAGGTGGATGCAGATGGCGCTTTGAATTCATGGAAGGTGTCTCTAATCCCAACGTTACTTTTTACCAAGTCAAATGTCCTAAAGAGCTCATTGATATAAGTGGATGCGAACTTTGA